A single genomic interval of Microbacterium sp. LWO14-1.2 harbors:
- a CDS encoding ABC transporter ATP-binding protein yields MSNELTPDAGAESAPATGSVRRPKTTGLTKGPAAPGVAKVDPILVVDAVQRRFGGLTAVDVDHLEVPRGAITALIGPNGAGKTTLFNLLCGFDKPNSGSWSFDGKNLSGVPSFKVARMGQVRTFQLTKSLSLLTVLENMKLGAPGQRGEGFWSSLFPFLWRKQDKEIEVKARELLRRFKLDAKEKDFAAALSGGQRKLLEMARALMSDPTLVMLDEPMAGVNPALTQSLLDHILDLKEQGMTVLFVEHDMHMVRHIADWVVVMAEGRVVAEGPPEEVMEDPAVVDAYLGAHQDVDLGAVTGRIPVLADTAAVKLREQIEAEADAELAAEEAEEGRA; encoded by the coding sequence TTGTCAAATGAACTGACCCCCGACGCCGGCGCCGAATCGGCCCCCGCGACGGGAAGCGTCCGACGTCCGAAGACGACCGGCCTCACGAAGGGCCCGGCCGCCCCCGGCGTCGCCAAGGTCGACCCCATCCTCGTGGTGGATGCCGTGCAGCGCCGCTTCGGCGGCCTCACCGCGGTCGACGTCGATCACCTGGAGGTCCCGCGCGGAGCCATCACCGCGCTGATCGGCCCGAACGGCGCCGGCAAGACGACGCTGTTCAACCTGCTCTGCGGCTTCGACAAGCCCAACAGCGGTTCGTGGTCGTTCGACGGCAAGAACCTGTCCGGCGTGCCGTCGTTCAAGGTCGCCCGCATGGGCCAGGTGCGCACGTTCCAGCTCACGAAGTCCCTGTCGCTGCTCACGGTGCTCGAGAACATGAAGCTCGGCGCCCCGGGTCAGCGGGGCGAGGGCTTCTGGTCGAGCCTCTTCCCGTTCCTGTGGCGCAAGCAGGACAAGGAGATCGAGGTCAAGGCGCGCGAGCTGCTCAGGCGCTTCAAGCTCGACGCCAAGGAGAAGGACTTCGCGGCAGCGCTCTCGGGCGGTCAGCGCAAGCTCCTCGAGATGGCCAGGGCGCTCATGAGCGACCCGACGCTGGTGATGCTCGACGAGCCGATGGCCGGCGTGAACCCGGCGCTCACGCAGTCGCTGCTCGATCACATCCTCGACCTCAAGGAGCAGGGCATGACCGTGCTGTTCGTCGAGCACGACATGCACATGGTGCGGCACATCGCCGACTGGGTGGTCGTGATGGCGGAGGGGCGCGTCGTCGCCGAGGGGCCGCCCGAGGAGGTCATGGAGGATCCGGCTGTCGTCGACGCGTACCTCGGTGCGCATCAGGACGTCGATCTCGGCGCCGTGACCGGCCGCATC
- a CDS encoding branched-chain amino acid ABC transporter permease — MDFGSIFSNTAVYLFSPVTIAYALAATGLAVHFGYAGLLNFGMAAFMAVGGYGYAISVLSFGLPWWVGMLIGLGGGALFAVLLGIPTLRLRADYLAIATIAAGEIVRLLFTTQLFDEFTNSADGLAQYNGGFRDANPFPTGTYGFGPWTYTANDLWNRVFGVIVLALAVLVVWALMRSPWGRVLKGIREDEDAVRSLGKNVFAYKMQALVVGGIIGAAGGIVFVLPSAVVPGSYTTSLTFFLWTVLLLGGAATVFGPTLGAILFWVVFAFLANLLPAMAKADLLPMSDSQASTLVFIFVGIALMLLVIFRPQGILGDKREMTFVK; from the coding sequence ATGGACTTCGGAAGCATCTTCTCCAACACCGCGGTCTACCTCTTCAGCCCGGTCACGATCGCCTACGCGCTCGCGGCGACCGGCCTCGCGGTGCACTTCGGCTACGCCGGTCTGCTGAACTTCGGCATGGCGGCGTTCATGGCGGTCGGCGGCTACGGCTACGCGATCTCCGTGCTCTCCTTCGGCCTCCCGTGGTGGGTCGGAATGCTCATCGGGCTCGGCGGCGGAGCGCTGTTCGCGGTGCTCCTGGGCATCCCGACGCTGCGACTGAGAGCCGACTACCTCGCCATCGCGACCATCGCGGCGGGTGAGATCGTGCGTCTGCTGTTCACGACGCAGCTGTTCGACGAGTTCACCAACTCGGCCGACGGCCTCGCCCAGTACAACGGCGGGTTCCGCGACGCGAACCCCTTCCCCACCGGAACGTACGGCTTCGGACCGTGGACCTACACGGCGAACGACCTGTGGAACCGCGTGTTCGGCGTGATCGTGCTGGCTCTCGCCGTGCTCGTCGTCTGGGCGCTCATGCGCAGCCCGTGGGGCCGCGTGCTCAAGGGCATCCGCGAGGACGAGGACGCCGTGCGGTCGCTCGGCAAGAACGTGTTCGCCTACAAGATGCAGGCCCTGGTGGTCGGCGGCATCATCGGCGCGGCGGGCGGCATCGTGTTCGTCCTTCCCTCCGCCGTGGTGCCGGGCAGCTACACGACCTCGCTCACCTTCTTCCTGTGGACGGTGCTCCTGCTCGGCGGTGCCGCGACGGTCTTCGGGCCGACGCTGGGCGCCATCCTGTTCTGGGTCGTGTTCGCCTTCCTCGCGAACCTGCTCCCGGCCATGGCCAAGGCGGACCTCCTGCCCATGTCCGACAGCCAGGCGTCGACGCTGGTGTTCATCTTCGTCGGCATCGCCCTCATGCTGCTCGTGATCTTCCGCCCGCAGGGCATCCTCGGAGACAAGAGGGAGATGACCTTTGTCAAATGA
- a CDS encoding branched-chain amino acid ABC transporter permease translates to MSPTISAKRSGTRWVIPLLASLLALAFLWLQPPASASAEETDDGQEITDFYFAGVITFDDQPVEGVVMTIEGKGFEGETETDAEGKWRLYVPEKEKYTLTVDEDTLPDGVIVDAAQLPEGTQPIAGTTASFEVEFGLTGTKITNLFLGEGQRVTVTFIDQLLSRLVGGLNFGLLLALASMGAALIYGTTRLSNFAHAEMVTWGGLVALVTTSFWHLPLWLGIAAAVIGGGLFGWAMDAGLWRPLRRRGLGVVQLMIVSIGLSLALRYVFQYFIGGGTRQLPGASPTPIQFGPISLSYIDMIAMSVSIVVILGVAWFLTRTRIGKATRAISDNPQLAAASGIDVDRVIRIVWILAGVLAAISGILWAYFRPGVKWDMGMQMLLLIFAAITLGGLGTAFGALVGSLIVGIAVEVSTLWIPSDLKYASALVVLIVILLVRPQGLLGRKERLG, encoded by the coding sequence GTGAGTCCGACGATCTCGGCGAAGCGAAGCGGAACGCGATGGGTCATCCCCCTTCTCGCGTCGCTCCTCGCCCTTGCATTCCTGTGGCTGCAGCCACCCGCCTCGGCCTCCGCGGAGGAGACCGACGACGGTCAGGAGATCACCGATTTCTACTTCGCCGGCGTGATCACGTTCGATGACCAGCCCGTGGAGGGCGTGGTCATGACGATCGAGGGCAAGGGCTTCGAAGGCGAGACCGAGACCGACGCCGAGGGCAAGTGGCGCCTGTACGTCCCCGAGAAGGAGAAGTACACGCTCACGGTCGACGAGGACACGCTCCCCGACGGGGTGATCGTCGACGCGGCCCAGCTGCCGGAGGGCACGCAGCCCATCGCGGGCACGACCGCGTCGTTCGAGGTCGAGTTCGGCCTCACCGGCACGAAGATCACGAACCTCTTCCTCGGCGAGGGGCAGCGGGTCACCGTCACCTTCATCGACCAGCTCCTCTCCCGCCTCGTCGGCGGGCTCAACTTCGGCCTCCTGCTCGCACTCGCGTCGATGGGTGCGGCCCTGATCTACGGCACCACCCGCCTGTCGAACTTCGCGCACGCCGAGATGGTCACGTGGGGCGGCCTGGTCGCCCTGGTCACCACGAGCTTCTGGCACCTGCCGCTGTGGCTCGGCATCGCGGCGGCGGTGATCGGAGGAGGTCTCTTCGGCTGGGCGATGGATGCCGGGCTGTGGCGTCCGCTGCGACGACGTGGACTCGGCGTCGTGCAGCTCATGATCGTCAGCATCGGACTCTCGCTCGCCCTCCGCTACGTCTTCCAGTACTTCATCGGCGGCGGCACGCGGCAGCTGCCCGGGGCGAGCCCCACGCCGATCCAGTTCGGGCCGATCTCGCTGTCGTACATCGACATGATCGCGATGTCGGTGAGCATCGTCGTGATCCTCGGGGTCGCGTGGTTCCTCACCCGCACCCGCATCGGCAAGGCCACACGCGCCATCTCCGACAACCCGCAGCTCGCCGCGGCATCCGGAATCGACGTCGACCGCGTGATCCGCATCGTGTGGATCCTCGCGGGTGTGCTCGCGGCGATCTCCGGCATCCTCTGGGCGTACTTCCGCCCCGGCGTGAAGTGGGACATGGGCATGCAGATGCTGCTGCTCATCTTCGCCGCCATCACGCTCGGCGGTCTCGGCACCGCCTTCGGCGCTCTCGTCGGATCGCTCATCGTCGGGATCGCGGTCGAGGTCTCGACCCTGTGGATCCCGTCGGACCTCAAGTACGCCAGCGCGCTGGTCGTCCTCATCGTCATCCTCCTGGTGAGGCCGCAGGGTCTGCTCGGACGCAAGGAAAGGTTGGGCTGA